In Flavobacterium gelatinilyticum, a genomic segment contains:
- the araA gene encoding L-arabinose isomerase, whose protein sequence is MIDISQKEVWFVVGSQELYGEETLRKVAEHSQIIAKGLDASSSIPVKVVYKDVVKSPSQILDVCLAANSAKNCIGIIAWMHTFSPAKMWIGGLNILKKPLCHLHTQYNAEIPWGSIDMDFMNLNQSAHGDREFGFMMSRLRKKRKVVVGHWEDQRVQKQLGIWSRVVLGWDELQNLKVARIGDNMREVAVTEGDKVEAQIRFGMSVNGYDSSDVTKHIEKVTDKQLADLLAVYESSYNLTDSLKEGGAQRSSLVEAAKIELGLRAFLEEGGFGAFTDTFENLGVWKQLPGIATQRLMADGYGFGGEGDWKTAAMVRALKVMCVGLEGGTSFMEDYTYHFTPQKSYVLGSHMLEICPSIADGKPSCEVHPLGIGGKEDPARLVFNSPAGDAINVSLVDMGTRFRLIVNEVEAVKPMAELPKLPVARVLWDCKPNLEVAATAWILAGGAHHTVYSQSITTEYMEDFADIAGIELLVIDEKTTVREFKDKINANEAYFHLFQHGL, encoded by the coding sequence ATGATAGACATTTCTCAAAAAGAAGTATGGTTTGTAGTAGGAAGCCAGGAATTATATGGTGAAGAAACACTTAGAAAAGTAGCAGAACATTCTCAGATTATTGCAAAAGGATTAGATGCTTCATCTTCAATTCCGGTAAAAGTGGTTTATAAAGATGTGGTAAAATCTCCATCGCAAATTTTAGATGTATGTTTGGCGGCGAATTCAGCTAAAAACTGTATCGGAATTATTGCCTGGATGCACACTTTCTCTCCAGCAAAAATGTGGATTGGCGGTTTAAACATCCTTAAAAAACCATTATGCCATTTACATACACAATACAACGCTGAAATTCCATGGGGAAGCATTGATATGGATTTCATGAACCTGAACCAATCGGCTCACGGAGATCGTGAATTTGGTTTCATGATGTCTCGTTTACGTAAAAAACGTAAAGTTGTTGTAGGACATTGGGAAGACCAAAGAGTTCAAAAACAATTAGGAATCTGGTCAAGAGTCGTTCTTGGATGGGACGAACTTCAAAACTTAAAAGTAGCTCGTATTGGAGACAATATGCGTGAAGTTGCCGTTACTGAAGGTGACAAAGTTGAGGCGCAAATTCGTTTCGGAATGTCGGTAAACGGATACGATTCTTCAGACGTTACAAAACATATCGAAAAAGTAACAGACAAACAACTAGCTGATTTATTAGCAGTTTATGAGTCTTCTTATAACTTAACCGATTCTTTAAAAGAAGGCGGCGCACAAAGAAGTTCATTAGTTGAAGCAGCAAAAATCGAATTAGGATTAAGAGCTTTCCTTGAAGAAGGAGGATTCGGCGCTTTTACAGATACATTTGAAAACCTTGGAGTTTGGAAACAATTACCGGGAATCGCAACGCAAAGATTAATGGCCGATGGTTATGGTTTTGGCGGCGAAGGAGACTGGAAAACAGCTGCAATGGTTAGAGCTTTAAAGGTAATGTGTGTTGGTCTTGAAGGCGGAACTTCTTTCATGGAAGATTACACTTATCACTTTACACCACAAAAATCATACGTTTTAGGTTCTCACATGTTAGAAATCTGTCCATCAATCGCTGACGGAAAACCTTCTTGCGAAGTGCATCCATTAGGAATTGGAGGAAAAGAAGATCCAGCTCGTTTGGTGTTCAATTCTCCTGCAGGTGATGCAATTAACGTTTCTTTGGTGGATATGGGAACTCGTTTCCGTTTAATCGTGAACGAAGTTGAAGCTGTTAAACCAATGGCAGAATTACCAAAACTTCCAGTTGCACGCGTTCTTTGGGATTGTAAACCAAATTTAGAAGTGGCAGCAACGGCTTGGATTTTAGCTGGAGGAGCGCACCATACGGTTTACAGCCAATCTATCACAACAGAATATATGGAAGATTTCGCAGACATTGCAGGAATCGAATTATTGGTAATTGATGAAAAAACAACTGTAAGAGAGTTTAAAGATAAAATCAATGCCAACGAAGCCTATTTCCATTTGTTTCAACACGGACTTTAA
- a CDS encoding L-ribulose-5-phosphate 4-epimerase, which produces MSSLYKDLKQECYEANMQLNALNLVVYTFGNVSAVDRKNGVFAIKPSGVPYEDLKPEDIVIVDFDNNVIEGNLRPSSDTKTHAYLYKHWPNIGGVAHTHATYSVAWAQSQQDIPIFGTTHADHLTADIPCAPPMADHLIEGNYEHNTGIQILDCFKEKNLSYEEVEMILIGNHGPFAWGKNAAKAVYNSKVLEVVAEMAYLTLQINPNAPRLKDSLIKKHYNRKHGKDSYYGQ; this is translated from the coding sequence ATGAGTTCTCTTTATAAAGATTTAAAACAAGAATGTTACGAAGCCAACATGCAGTTGAATGCATTGAATTTGGTTGTCTATACTTTCGGAAACGTAAGCGCCGTGGACAGAAAAAATGGTGTTTTTGCCATTAAACCAAGCGGTGTTCCTTACGAAGATTTAAAGCCTGAAGATATCGTTATTGTCGATTTCGACAACAATGTTATCGAAGGAAATTTGCGTCCGTCTTCAGACACAAAAACACATGCTTATTTGTACAAACACTGGCCAAATATTGGCGGAGTGGCGCATACGCACGCAACATATTCTGTAGCTTGGGCACAATCGCAGCAGGATATTCCAATTTTTGGAACTACGCATGCTGATCACTTAACGGCTGATATTCCGTGTGCGCCCCCGATGGCAGATCATTTAATTGAAGGAAACTACGAACACAATACCGGAATTCAGATTTTGGATTGTTTCAAAGAAAAAAATCTTTCTTATGAAGAAGTAGAAATGATTTTGATTGGAAATCACGGTCCGTTTGCATGGGGGAAAAATGCGGCAAAAGCAGTTTACAACAGTAAAGTTTTAGAAGTTGTGGCAGAAATGGCGTACCTGACTTTACAAATAAATCCAAACGCACCAAGATTAAAAGATTCATTAATAAAGAAACATTACAACCGTAAACACGGAAAAGATTCGTACTACGGACAGTAA
- a CDS encoding ribulokinase: MKNYVIGLDYGTDSVRAVLIDTENGQELASNVSHYKRWKNKQYCDASINQFRQHPLDHIEGLETTIQNVVKESKVDPALVRGICIDTTGSSPVPVTKDGTPLALTKGFEENPNAMMVLWKDHTAINEANEINELAVSWGGEDVTKYVGGIYSSEWFWAKILHIARQDEAVRNAAHTWMEHCDLMTYLLIEDKDLKTFKRSRCAAGHKAMWHADWNGLPPVEFLEKLHPYLAALRGNLYDETYTSDLVAGKLSQEWADRLGLSTETVVAVGTFDAHSGAVGAKIEENTLVRVMGTSTCDILVGSYDEVGTKTVRGICGQVDGSVIPGFIGLEAGQSAFGDLLAWYKELLMWPTEHLLASSSTLNDAQKEQLREEFSDKLIVELTKEAEKIPVSESLPIALDWINGRRTPDANQEVKSAISNLSLGTKAPHIFKALVNAICFGAKKIVDRFEEEGVKIDSVIGIGGVARKSPFIMQTLANVLNKPIKVAASDQTPALGAAIYAAVAAGIYPNVIEASQKIGSDFDGEYFPQLDKVAAYNKLLIAYEQLSAFADPTIKISQNEFSL, from the coding sequence ATGAAAAATTATGTAATAGGATTGGACTACGGAACAGATTCTGTTCGCGCGGTGCTTATTGACACAGAAAATGGGCAGGAGCTGGCATCGAATGTTTCTCATTACAAAAGATGGAAAAACAAACAATATTGTGACGCCTCTATAAATCAATTCCGCCAGCATCCTTTGGATCATATCGAAGGATTGGAAACTACAATTCAAAATGTTGTAAAAGAAAGTAAAGTTGATCCAGCATTGGTTCGCGGAATTTGTATTGATACAACAGGATCTTCTCCGGTTCCGGTTACAAAAGACGGAACGCCATTGGCATTGACAAAAGGTTTTGAAGAAAACCCGAATGCGATGATGGTTTTATGGAAAGATCACACTGCTATAAATGAAGCAAACGAAATCAACGAACTGGCAGTAAGCTGGGGCGGAGAAGACGTGACAAAATACGTTGGAGGAATTTATTCTTCTGAATGGTTTTGGGCAAAAATCCTTCACATTGCTAGACAAGACGAAGCGGTTAGAAATGCAGCACACACCTGGATGGAACACTGCGATTTAATGACGTATTTATTGATTGAAGATAAAGATTTAAAAACCTTCAAAAGAAGCCGTTGTGCGGCAGGTCACAAAGCCATGTGGCACGCAGACTGGAACGGATTACCGCCAGTTGAATTCTTAGAAAAATTGCATCCATATTTAGCGGCTTTACGCGGCAATTTATACGATGAAACCTATACTTCAGATTTAGTAGCTGGAAAATTAAGCCAAGAATGGGCAGACCGTTTAGGGCTTTCTACAGAAACAGTTGTGGCTGTTGGAACTTTCGACGCACATTCAGGAGCAGTTGGAGCTAAAATCGAAGAAAATACATTAGTTCGTGTTATGGGAACTTCAACTTGTGATATCCTTGTTGGTTCTTATGACGAAGTTGGGACAAAAACCGTTCGCGGAATCTGCGGTCAGGTTGATGGATCTGTAATTCCGGGATTTATTGGTCTGGAAGCAGGACAATCTGCTTTTGGCGATTTATTGGCTTGGTACAAAGAATTATTAATGTGGCCTACAGAACATTTATTAGCTTCTTCATCAACTTTAAATGATGCTCAAAAAGAACAATTAAGAGAAGAATTCAGCGATAAATTAATTGTTGAATTAACGAAAGAAGCAGAGAAAATTCCAGTTTCAGAAAGTCTTCCAATTGCTCTAGACTGGATTAACGGACGAAGAACTCCAGATGCAAATCAGGAAGTAAAAAGTGCTATTTCGAATTTATCTTTAGGAACAAAAGCACCGCATATTTTTAAAGCTTTAGTAAACGCAATTTGTTTTGGAGCGAAGAAAATTGTAGACCGTTTTGAAGAAGAAGGTGTAAAAATCGACAGCGTTATCGGGATCGGTGGTGTTGCTCGTAAATCGCCTTTCATTATGCAGACTTTGGCTAACGTTTTAAACAAGCCAATTAAAGTGGCAGCTTCAGACCAGACTCCTGCTTTAGGAGCGGCAATTTATGCAGCCGTTGCAGCTGGAATTTATCCAAACGTAATCGAAGCAAGCCAAAAAATCGGAAGTGATTTTGACGGAGAATATTTCCCTCAATTAGATAAAGTAGCTGCTTATAATAAATTGCTGATTGCTTACGAACAATTAAGTGCTTTTGCAGATCCAACTATTAAAATTTCTCAAAATGAGTTCTCTTTATAA
- a CDS encoding alpha-L-arabinofuranosidase C-terminal domain-containing protein, whose translation MNTNFITKITLCGALLTSMYTSAQKNNFEVEAAKSITKIQPTMYGVFFEDINFAADGGLYAEMIKNRSFEFLFPMMGWQEPNSDRHKLNQQSGIANVIQYSQKGTNHNYCRVTINDANGYQLVNEGFRGMGIKKDLKYNLTLKAAKISGNISKIKFQFIDKDNKVLGETSVVPNSKDWSNYSAQLTSTGTEAKAKLKITFEGNGVIDLDNISLFPEDTWAGRKNGLRKDLVQLLYDLKPGFLRFPGGCIVEGRTLAERYQWKKSIGKVEDRETAVNRWNMEFGHRPAPDYFQSFGLGFFEYFQLSEDIGASPLPILSCGMACQFNTGELVPMDQIDPYVQDALDLIEFANGGTETAWGKVRADMGHPKPFNLKFIGVGNEQWGPDYIERFKVFEKAIKSKYPNITIVSGTGPFPDGDFFEYGMKELKKLNAEIVDEHYYKNPEWFRQNATRYDNYDRKGPKIFAGEYAAQSVGIASPDNKNNWECAFSEAAFMTGMERNAEVVHLTSYAPLLAHEEGWQWTPDMIWFNNLQSFGTPNYYVQKLFSNNKGTDLISITKDGKAITGQNDLFASAVKDVNSKEVILKIVNTSASSQNASIDLKGAKLDSKGTAVTLKGDGLKDENSFASPTKISPKESQFKVSGNKVQYDFPAYSVTVLKIKMK comes from the coding sequence ATGAATACCAATTTTATTACCAAAATCACCCTTTGCGGCGCACTGCTGACGAGCATGTACACATCGGCACAAAAAAACAACTTTGAAGTAGAAGCAGCCAAATCGATTACCAAAATTCAGCCTACCATGTACGGAGTGTTTTTTGAAGACATCAATTTTGCTGCCGACGGAGGATTGTACGCCGAAATGATCAAAAACAGATCGTTTGAATTCTTGTTTCCAATGATGGGATGGCAGGAACCAAACAGCGACCGTCATAAATTAAACCAGCAGTCCGGAATTGCCAATGTTATTCAGTATTCGCAAAAAGGAACCAATCATAATTACTGCCGCGTTACGATTAATGATGCAAACGGCTATCAATTGGTAAATGAAGGTTTCAGAGGAATGGGAATCAAGAAAGATTTGAAATACAATCTGACCTTAAAAGCAGCTAAAATATCAGGTAATATTTCTAAAATTAAATTCCAATTTATTGATAAAGACAATAAAGTTTTGGGAGAAACTTCGGTTGTTCCAAATTCAAAAGACTGGTCAAATTATTCGGCTCAACTAACTTCGACAGGAACAGAAGCTAAAGCGAAATTAAAAATCACTTTTGAAGGAAACGGGGTAATTGATTTAGATAATATTTCATTATTTCCTGAAGATACCTGGGCAGGAAGAAAAAACGGACTTCGTAAAGATTTAGTGCAATTGTTATACGATTTAAAACCAGGATTTTTACGTTTCCCGGGAGGGTGTATTGTCGAAGGAAGAACTTTGGCAGAACGTTACCAATGGAAAAAATCTATAGGAAAAGTTGAAGATAGGGAAACTGCTGTAAACCGCTGGAATATGGAATTCGGACACAGACCTGCACCAGATTATTTTCAGAGTTTCGGATTGGGATTTTTTGAATATTTCCAGCTTTCAGAAGATATCGGTGCTTCGCCGCTCCCAATTTTAAGCTGTGGAATGGCTTGTCAGTTCAACACAGGAGAACTTGTTCCGATGGATCAGATCGATCCGTATGTACAAGATGCTTTAGATTTAATTGAATTCGCAAATGGCGGAACAGAAACAGCCTGGGGAAAAGTGAGAGCCGATATGGGACATCCAAAACCATTCAATTTAAAATTTATAGGAGTTGGAAATGAGCAATGGGGACCAGATTATATTGAACGTTTTAAAGTATTCGAAAAAGCCATCAAAAGTAAATATCCAAACATCACCATTGTTTCAGGAACAGGACCTTTCCCTGACGGCGATTTCTTCGAATACGGAATGAAAGAACTGAAAAAACTAAACGCAGAAATAGTAGACGAACATTATTATAAAAACCCGGAATGGTTCCGCCAGAATGCAACACGTTATGACAATTATGACAGAAAAGGACCAAAGATTTTTGCAGGAGAATATGCTGCACAAAGTGTAGGTATTGCAAGTCCGGACAACAAAAATAACTGGGAATGTGCTTTCTCTGAAGCGGCTTTTATGACCGGAATGGAACGTAACGCTGAGGTGGTTCATTTAACATCTTATGCGCCATTATTGGCTCATGAAGAAGGCTGGCAATGGACACCGGATATGATTTGGTTCAATAATTTACAATCATTTGGAACACCAAATTACTACGTTCAAAAACTGTTTTCAAACAATAAAGGAACAGATTTAATCAGTATTACAAAAGACGGAAAAGCGATTACAGGACAAAACGATTTATTTGCTTCGGCAGTAAAAGATGTCAATTCGAAAGAAGTGATTTTAAAAATCGTAAACACATCGGCATCATCTCAAAATGCTTCTATTGATTTAAAAGGAGCAAAACTGGATTCAAAAGGAACAGCGGTTACTTTGAAAGGCGATGGTTTAAAAGATGAAAATTCATTTGCATCTCCAACAAAAATCAGCCCTAAAGAAAGTCAGTTTAAGGTAAGCGGCAACAAAGTTCAATACGATTTTCCTGCTTATTCTGTGACTGTTTTGAAGATTAAGATGAAATAA
- a CDS encoding glycoside hydrolase family 127 protein, whose amino-acid sequence MKKYTLPTITLFLSLLVFVSCKETKNNELKSKTSAKNAGYEIEPVNIQNVKLTDSFWLPIIKRVQEITIEYAIQKCNEEGRFENFLIAGKQKTGTTRGDMPFDDTDVYKIIEGASNTLISAPNPKLERVLDSMIAIVKIGQEPDGYITTWRTINPAKPPAPWVPVIEGKRWESLQISHELYNPGHLIEAAIVHYEATGKTNFLDIAIKAADMLVRTFGDNPGQVKGVPGHQIVETGLLKLYQITGNKDYLKLAKYYLDNRGNPNNHKLYGEYAQDHIPVTQQNEVVGHAVRAVYMYAGMTDIVALTKDKAYENAVNNLWNNMVNKKMYITGGIGSRHDGEAFGVNYELPNLTAYNETCAAIGDVYWNHRLHNLYGKSQYFDVIERTMYNGLISGISLDGKQFFYPNALEADGVYKSNRGSCTRQAWFDCSCCPTNLIRFIPSIPGLIYSKTKNDLYVNLYASNDASFTLGKTDLQISQQTSYPWNGKVGISVNPKKESQFTIKLRVPGWARNEVLPGDLYTYKKASTQKPTITVNGETLTIQPENGYFNVTRNWKKGDKIALNFPMEVQEVETNSKVETNKNKVSLEYGPLVYAVEEIDNKNNFDKIDISASDTFKVRKEANLLQGVNVIENSKFKAIPYYSWSNRGVGKMKVWLDYKGN is encoded by the coding sequence ATGAAGAAATATACCCTCCCTACAATTACACTTTTTCTATCGCTTCTTGTTTTTGTTTCCTGTAAAGAAACCAAAAACAATGAATTGAAGAGTAAAACTTCTGCTAAAAATGCAGGTTATGAAATTGAGCCAGTAAACATTCAAAATGTAAAACTAACAGATTCTTTTTGGTTGCCAATTATCAAAAGAGTACAGGAAATTACAATCGAATATGCCATCCAAAAATGTAATGAAGAAGGCCGTTTCGAAAATTTCTTAATCGCAGGAAAACAAAAAACAGGAACAACCAGAGGCGATATGCCCTTTGATGACACCGATGTTTATAAAATAATCGAAGGTGCCTCAAATACGTTAATCAGTGCTCCAAATCCTAAACTCGAAAGGGTTCTGGATTCGATGATTGCCATCGTAAAAATCGGTCAGGAACCAGACGGATATATTACCACCTGGCGAACTATAAATCCGGCTAAACCGCCGGCACCCTGGGTTCCGGTGATCGAAGGAAAACGTTGGGAATCATTACAGATCAGCCACGAATTATATAATCCGGGGCATTTGATTGAAGCTGCAATCGTGCATTACGAAGCAACAGGAAAAACCAATTTTCTGGACATTGCCATAAAAGCGGCCGATATGCTGGTGCGAACTTTTGGAGATAATCCGGGACAGGTAAAAGGCGTTCCTGGACATCAGATTGTTGAAACCGGATTACTGAAATTGTATCAGATTACCGGAAACAAAGACTATCTGAAACTGGCAAAATACTATCTGGATAATCGCGGGAATCCAAACAACCATAAATTATATGGAGAATACGCTCAGGATCATATACCGGTTACACAACAGAATGAAGTCGTAGGACATGCCGTAAGAGCGGTTTACATGTATGCGGGAATGACTGATATTGTAGCTTTAACCAAAGATAAAGCCTATGAAAATGCCGTAAATAATTTATGGAATAACATGGTAAACAAAAAAATGTATATCACGGGCGGAATCGGGTCCAGACATGACGGCGAAGCTTTTGGTGTAAATTACGAACTGCCAAACTTAACCGCTTACAACGAAACCTGTGCTGCAATCGGCGATGTATACTGGAACCACAGATTGCATAATTTATACGGAAAATCACAATATTTTGATGTGATCGAAAGAACGATGTATAACGGATTAATTTCAGGTATTTCGCTTGACGGAAAACAATTTTTCTACCCAAATGCCTTAGAAGCCGATGGTGTTTACAAATCAAACCGAGGTTCGTGCACACGTCAGGCATGGTTTGACTGTTCTTGCTGTCCAACCAACTTAATTCGTTTTATTCCGTCGATTCCGGGATTGATTTATTCTAAAACAAAGAATGATTTATATGTCAATTTATATGCTTCAAACGATGCTTCGTTTACATTAGGAAAAACCGATTTACAGATTTCACAACAAACTTCGTATCCTTGGAACGGAAAAGTCGGAATCTCGGTTAATCCTAAAAAAGAAAGCCAGTTCACGATTAAACTTCGCGTTCCGGGCTGGGCTAGAAATGAAGTTTTGCCAGGAGATTTATATACGTATAAAAAAGCTTCGACTCAAAAACCAACTATTACAGTAAACGGAGAAACACTAACAATTCAGCCTGAAAACGGTTATTTCAACGTAACCAGAAATTGGAAAAAAGGAGACAAAATCGCGCTTAATTTCCCAATGGAAGTTCAGGAAGTAGAAACAAATTCTAAAGTTGAAACCAATAAAAACAAAGTCTCTTTAGAATACGGTCCGTTAGTGTATGCGGTTGAAGAAATTGACAACAAAAACAATTTTGACAAGATTGATATTTCAGCTTCAGATACATTCAAAGTGAGAAAAGAAGCCAATTTATTGCAAGGCGTAAATGTAATCGAAAATTCAAAATTCAAGGCCATTCCGTATTATTCATGGTCAAACAGAGGAGTAGGAAAAATGAAGGTTTGGCTGGATTATAAAGGGAATTAA
- a CDS encoding arabinan endo-1,5-alpha-L-arabinosidase, producing the protein MVYKNIKYAISVFLMLTASVVTAQEIVVHDPVVIKQKDTYYLYCTGNGISVFSSKDLKKWNKEPQVFKDKPVWADGVAADFKNHIWAPDISFHNNTYYLYYSVSAFAKNTSAIGVATNTTLDPKDKNYKWVDQGIVIQSEPNRDMWNAIDPNLVFDENNTPWLSFGSFWEGLKLVKLNPDLKSIAQPQEWHTIAKRKRTFELPDSDPGDGALEAPFIFKKNGYYYQFLSWDLCCRGEKSTYKVVVGRSKNVTGPYLDKDGKSLNEGGGSLVVQGDENYFGEGHNSTYTFDGKDYMFYHAYEKKSNGTPKLIVREIQWDADFWPILK; encoded by the coding sequence ATGGTTTACAAAAACATAAAATATGCAATTTCGGTTTTTCTGATGCTTACTGCTTCAGTGGTTACTGCTCAGGAAATTGTGGTGCATGATCCGGTTGTTATTAAACAAAAAGACACCTATTATTTGTACTGTACGGGTAACGGAATCAGTGTTTTTAGTTCGAAAGATTTAAAAAAATGGAACAAAGAACCTCAGGTTTTCAAAGACAAACCCGTTTGGGCAGATGGCGTTGCAGCCGATTTTAAAAACCACATCTGGGCACCGGATATTTCATTCCATAACAATACTTATTACCTGTATTATTCAGTTTCGGCTTTCGCCAAAAATACATCGGCGATTGGCGTTGCGACCAATACTACTTTAGATCCAAAAGACAAAAATTACAAATGGGTCGATCAGGGAATTGTGATTCAGTCAGAGCCCAACAGAGATATGTGGAATGCCATCGATCCGAATTTGGTTTTTGATGAAAACAATACGCCCTGGCTTTCGTTTGGTTCTTTTTGGGAAGGATTAAAACTGGTAAAATTAAATCCCGATTTAAAATCGATTGCACAGCCTCAGGAATGGCACACGATTGCAAAACGTAAAAGAACCTTCGAATTACCTGATTCTGACCCTGGAGATGGTGCACTTGAGGCTCCTTTTATCTTTAAGAAAAACGGTTATTATTACCAATTTCTTTCATGGGATTTGTGCTGCCGAGGCGAAAAAAGCACCTATAAAGTTGTTGTTGGGAGATCAAAAAATGTAACCGGACCGTATTTGGATAAAGATGGAAAATCATTAAATGAAGGAGGAGGAAGTTTAGTCGTGCAGGGCGATGAAAATTATTTTGGAGAAGGACATAACAGCACGTATACTTTCGACGGAAAAGATTATATGTTTTATCACGCATACGAAAAGAAAAGCAACGGAACACCAAAATTAATAGTCAGAGAAATACAATGGGACGCAGATTTCTGGCCGATTTTAAAATAG
- a CDS encoding glycoside hydrolase family 43 protein, producing MKKLFTSLSILFLSIASAQSVKFNNPIITDKYTGDPAALVYKDKVYLYAGHDEAPNDFHFYKMNEWLVYSSSDMKKWESHPVPLKVTDFKWAKSDAWASQVIERNGKFYWYVTVEHGSVHGKSIGVAVADNPLGPFKDALGKALITNDMTKFTDISWDDIDPTVYIDNDGQAYLFWGNTACHYAKLKENMTEIDGEIHHIKLPNFTEAPWIHKHKEWYYLSYAYEFPEKIAYAMSKSITGPWEYKGILNEIAGNSNTNHQSIIDFKGQSYFIYHNGASIPHGGSFRRSVCVDKLFYNKDGTMKRVVMTSEGIQ from the coding sequence ATGAAAAAACTATTTACAAGCCTGTCCATTTTGTTCTTATCGATAGCAAGCGCCCAATCGGTAAAATTCAACAATCCTATTATTACCGATAAATACACAGGAGATCCTGCCGCACTGGTGTACAAAGACAAAGTGTATCTGTATGCCGGTCATGACGAAGCACCAAACGATTTTCATTTCTATAAAATGAATGAATGGCTCGTGTATTCATCTTCTGATATGAAAAAATGGGAATCACATCCGGTACCGTTAAAAGTAACTGATTTTAAATGGGCAAAAAGTGATGCATGGGCTTCGCAGGTAATCGAAAGAAACGGAAAATTTTACTGGTATGTAACCGTTGAACATGGCTCGGTGCACGGAAAATCTATTGGAGTTGCCGTAGCAGACAATCCGCTTGGACCTTTTAAAGATGCATTAGGAAAAGCGTTAATCACCAACGATATGACCAAATTTACCGATATAAGCTGGGACGATATCGATCCGACGGTTTATATCGATAATGACGGACAAGCGTATTTGTTTTGGGGAAATACCGCCTGCCATTATGCTAAATTAAAAGAAAACATGACGGAAATTGATGGAGAAATTCATCACATAAAACTGCCTAATTTTACCGAAGCACCTTGGATTCATAAGCATAAAGAATGGTATTATTTATCATATGCTTACGAATTTCCTGAAAAAATTGCCTACGCCATGAGCAAATCCATTACAGGACCGTGGGAATATAAAGGAATCCTGAACGAAATTGCCGGAAACAGCAACACAAACCATCAATCTATAATTGATTTTAAAGGACAATCGTATTTCATTTATCACAACGGAGCTTCAATTCCGCATGGCGGAAGTTTCAGAAGATCTGTCTGCGTCGATAAATTATTCTATAACAAAGACGGAACTATGAAGCGTGTTGTAATGACTTCCGAAGGAATACAATAG